Below is a genomic region from Neovison vison isolate M4711 chromosome 9, ASM_NN_V1, whole genome shotgun sequence.
TCTGTCCTTAGTGGTATTACATTCTAGGACTGTCACAACATTTAACTAGTTAGGCTATCTGGAATATTCCGTTTGTGGCTAAGATTAGCAATGTCGTCACATCACATGTATtgtttatgtatatgtttttgtttttgtaggatACATTTCTAGGAGAGGAAGTGAAAGCTTGTATgtcatatacatttaaaattttaatggagattaccaaattgctttccaaaaaatgttatataacttCACAATCCTACCACCAGGGAGTGAGAAAacccatttgttcatatccttaCGAGCACTAAATATTAGGAATCTTTATAATTTTGGTTAAGCTAATAAGTGAAAAATAGTACCTAATGTTTTAaacttaagctttttaaaaattgttgatattgagcatcttcttttttgttttcatttttttaattttatttaaatttaaataaatgttccaaaattcattgtttatgcaccacacccagtgctccatgcaatacgtgccctccacaatacccaccactggACTCACACCCCGACCcacaaaaccctcaatttgtctctcagagtccagtctctcatggtttgtctccctctctgatttcccccaactcacttctcctctccatctcccaatgtcctccatgttattccttatgctccactagtgagtgaaaccatatgataattgactctctctgcttgactcatttcactcagcataatctcttccagtcccatctatgagCATCCTTACTGATGTATAGatgtcatttatatttcttaCTCTCTAAACTGTGTGCTAGAACATTTTGCTCGTTTTCTGTTGAGTTGTGTGtggttttcttattgatttttggaACTATTTACATATTAGGATCATAAATCTTCTGTCTTATATATGTATAGCATAGATTAACTGATCATTGGTGAGTTTTTACATGTATACAAGAGGTCAAAGAGACCTTAAGAGGGAAAGCTGACTTCTCAAAGTGTGTAAACATATGTATAACAGAAGAGGGAAAGtgtattaagaaataaatttgctGAAATGCAGtacaaatattctttatttattcccCTACTTGAATATAAGGTCCAAAatgagagtgatttttttttcttgttcactgCTATATTCCTAGTACCTAAAATAGTGCCTGGGACAGAACAGTTGTTCAATCAATGTTTGCCAAATTAAATAATTGGTAGAATTTCACTCAGAGTGACAAAATGAAGAATAGAATCTAGTCGGATTCTAGCCCTAAAAGAGTGGGTGTAAGTCATTCACATCTTAGTATGAATTGGTCAAATTCAactgtttctccttttcatttctgcTACTAGTAGAATCAGTTTATTGAGAGAATAGGATTTATAACTTGGAATAAGCGAAAGACAGTAGAGGAGATTTCTGAAGGATGGCACCTGCAAGAAAAGTGGCATAGTTGGGATGGTGATACGGAAGGCTTGAGTAGTTAAGGACAGGATGAAAGTGTTCAGGGTCTAGGGTGGAAGAAAAAGCTTTGAAAGGTGAGAGATGTGGAGGTCAGGTTGTCCTTGCATTGAAATTTTGCACAGGGCAGGTTTGGATTTCTAGATGTTATACtgcagaaaaaaacatgaaatagtTGAGAGGATTTTAgtataatattttcttcttagcCTGTTTTGAGTGTTCATTATAAGTTTTTTTCAGGCCTTGTAATTACATTTAAAGATTCTCATCACTGTAACTTTTTTCCATTTGGCTTTATAGGACTGTGGGATATTAAGTAAAGGTATTAAACTTCTAAATTCCATGCTGCATTTTCACACTTACAAATCATTTTTTTGGTTATCTGAAGGCTATTTATTTAGTACTGCCAGGACCCATAATGTCTGGGTGCTCAATTATTGAAtaaagcatttttgtttttatattttccgTAATTAGGTCACTCCAGAAAAATGAGGATATTTAGTGTCTTTGCATTCATGGCCCACTGCCATTTGCTGAAAGGTAAGACACCAAATCCTTTCATTAGGTTCTATATTTAACCATAAGTTAAAAACTGTAATAATTATTTAAgatgaatgtaattttttttttttcgtaggaagaatgttctgtttttctttctgtatctcaTAAACCCACTGTATTGGACAAAGATGTAGGCAGTATGGTCAAACTGAAAGTAGAAAAATTAACCCATTATCTATTTCTCTATTACCTGATATCCATTTCCCAGGGATAATTACTGTAACTATCTGTATATTTTTTGAGGAGTTTCCCAACTTCTGAAAATTGGTCGTCTTTCTCTACAGCATTTACAATCACAGTTTCCAAGGAACTGTATGTGGTGGAGTATGGCGGCAATGTGACCATGGAATGCAAATTCCCAATAGAAAAACAGTTAAACCTGCTTGCACTAATCGTCTACTGGGAAATGGAGGATAAGAAAATTATTCAGTTTGTGGACGGGAAAGAAGACCTGCAAGTTCAGCACAGCAGCTACAACCAGAGGGCCCAGCTGCTGAAGGACCAGCTTTTCTTGGGGAAGGCCGCGCTTCAGATCATAGACGTGAAGTTGCAGGATGCGGGGGTTTACTGCTGTTTGATTGGCTATGGCGGTGCTGACTACAAGCGGATTACTTTGAAAGTTCATGGTAAGGATGCATACAGGTGAAGAGGCCCAATCTTTATGAGCACTTTTCCCTCTTGGAGATCCACCTTGCTCTCCACAGTGGCagtttgctcattcattcattcacacgcTCCTCCAATGAGCATTTCTCAAACTTTCCTCTTTGGCAGCCCCTGGAGATCCAGAGCCAGACATGGTAGGGGCATGTTCCACAGTATGTTCTGTTCTCCTAAAAATAAATTCCTGGTCTTTACGTTTTTATTATTATGATACATGTACTTGCAAACCATTCAGAAACTGTGGAAGGGGATAACATGAATTACAAGAgtgtccttctccctttgctgccATCTTCCATGGCATGTCAAGATAGTAGCCACTGTTTCTGTGTCCTGCCAGGAAATTTTTTATtcatctataattttttaaaaatttattaagtctgccatcattttccttcctttatacCTCTTTATGTCAActccaaattaataaaaacaaaccccACTGTGAGTTTCACATTTAAAAAGACTTGAAGTCAATCtataaaggcaaaaaaataataTCAAACATAAAGGAAACTATTTTTTAGAGACAGTATAAACTATGCTCACTGGGCATATATTCATCTTGAAAGTCTACACGGCTCTTACCTTGGAGTGTTGTAGAGGAACTGTGAGTGTCAAATTCCCGAGTACTGACCCACAAATATGTCATCAGGTCACCTGCATTCAAAATTTTGCGTTGCCActagataagaaaaggaaaacaccttAGCTGATCCCCCTCTACTTTCACTGTTAAGATTCGTAGAATTGAGAGATGAAAGGATCCCAAGAAAGAGCAGCTGATCCAAACTCCCGAAGAACAGAAATCCCCCCAAGGGACCTTCTGCTCACATACTTTCCACAATGACACCCGGTCACTTGGACCTCCCTTCCATAgccttttgaaattattttctgataCTGAGCTAGTATCGCCCTCTCTAGTCACAGTTCTGAGATTATCCGCCAGCTTCTTTCATTTACATGATGACCTTTAGGTGTATGACAAGAATCCAGTCATTACTCCTTGTTCTTTCATTCCTGGTCTAACTACCTTCAGTCTGAAGGTCAGTATTACAAGTAGACGTTTACATTCATTGTAAAGGGATAAATGATCATTGTAAACTCAATCCAAATGATATAGCAACTGGGAGAAATGCCTCTATTTTTACGGCACGTTACTGGGTTTCTGATTTTGGATCAGTTAATGTTTCTGTGGTCAAGGTGTCCCTTGTCTTgggaagtagattttttttttaaataaacatataatatatttttatccccaggggtacaggtctgtgaatcgccaggtttacacacatcacagcactcaccatagcacataccctccccaatgtccataacccctccccacttctcccatcccccctccccccagcaaccctcagtttgttttgtgagattaagagtcacttatggtttgtctccctcccaatcccatcttgtttcatttattcttctcctacccacttaaccccctCATGTTGCATGTCCACTTGGGGAAGtagatttaattttcattttattttgccatATACTTCTCCAGAACAGTGATTTTTACGAAAGCAAGCTGGTGGGATCCCAGGTTGGGATTTTCAACTTTTCTTCAGCTCATCAGCACACTGACTGTGTTTCATAAAATTGAAGAAATTATCAGTGCTTAGTCCCATGAACAGCCAGCATTGCTGGATCTGGGCTGGGGAGGAAGACCGTAAGCTTGGCAGTCAGGTAAAAGGAAGTATAGAGCGTAAGTTTCTGCTTCCAGAAGAGAGGGTCTTTCATCAACCTTTGGCGAGTATGCAGAGTGGTACAGCTGTCCTGTAACAAGGAAGAGTGTTCTTTCAGGTACTCTCGTCTCTCTAATATCCTATGTTGATCTGTAATGTCCTTTGTTATAGCTCAACACAGTAGGAAACTTTTGGCACTGGAGGATTTTCCAAGAAGGGGTTCCTGATAGAGCAAAGCAGATGACCAGCCAGATTTGACTATCTGATTTGTTTTGTCCATTCcgttttatattataaattacttAATTGGCATCCTAGTCCCAGTCCATCCTGTGGTCATTTGCAAACTGGggtcttgggtgttgagttgagCTACACTGAGAATAAGCCAGCCACGAAGCTTCACTTGCACTGGGGCAGTGTCACCAATGGAAACAGCTTTCTTGCAAGAACTTCATAACTCAAGGAAGTATAATTCCTGAGTCACCTCTATATGCAAATGATTTCACAGTAACACTTCTCTTCCCATCACTGCAAATATGTGGTAACACAGCTTCCCCACAGGGAGTTTACTCACCATGGGATTTTATAGGTGAAGCATTTCAAAACTGAAATGCGCTAAGACTTTAGTTTTGGATTAACTCAATTATTGTTATCACTCTGGGTATTATTGCCCCTTTCATGCTTATCAGTTTAAATATCATACTCTCGGGCATTTGACTTTTAATTAAGGATGCTGTTTTTCTGTAAACACTGAACCTAATGACGAGGAAAATGAAACACCCACTCATACTTTAAGGAACTTAAATGGGATCAAACAACTGAAAGAACAAAATTTTGCACAGTTATCCTGATGAAGCTAATTTGTTCATATGAACCAAGGATTAACTGCTATCATTCCCCACCAACCCCATCACTCCCCAGTTCACCAGCCagcctttatattttttctatagtGTTTTTCCCCATCTAATGTATCACGTAACCTGTTCATCCTCATCTAACGTATACAGATGCAGCTGTATTATTATTGCTCTCCTCTTTCTTGAATATGTACTCCACAAAGCCAGAGATTTGGGTCTGTTTTATTTACTGCTCAATCCCTAGGAATTGGCATGCAAGAGGAGTTTGACAAGAGCACACaaaaaaatatctgttgaatgaatgagtgaatgaatgaatgaaatatttcctCAAATAGGATAGGgctaaaaattttgaaatatgaagAGGTTTGAAGATGTGAAAACTTATTTCCAAGTCTGTTTGTGAGGCACTGCCGATTCTTTCTGAAGACTATTACATGAGTACATTTCAATGGTAGTAGtaaggggagggggagcagctCTAGTACTTACCATAGTGGAGATTAACACTCATGTAGTACTTGTTACATGCCATGCCCTGTCCTAACCATTTTGTCTatactaactcatttaatcctcaaacgACTCTATGGGGTAGGGGCTCCATTATGTCTAAGATGTATGTTTTCACATTTTACTATCTCATATCTAAGTGTGTCTTTCTGTAGATGGCATCTTAGATTCAGTGACGTGTGTggtgttattctcattttatggaGGAGTAAATTGAAGCCCAAAGAAGTTAAGTAATGTACCCAAGTTCACTCAGCCAGTAAGTGGTAAAGGCAGGTTTTGAACTCACGTAGTCTAGTTCTGAAGTATGTGTCCCTAACAACCAGATTTTACTCCCCTCCATTTATACCTCCAGAGTGTGTATAAAGTGGTATATTGACttcaaaactacagtgagctTTTCTTGGTCTTGATGTGACCATTGGATTAGCACATGTGTGCTCTGTATCTACTAAACCAGGAGTCTGCATATGTTTTTGATAATGCACTCCATCAGTAAAGCATGTTAGctaatatgtgtgtttgtgtgtgtatacagttaGAAAGGATATACTTAGGCTAACGTAAAGGATAGAGCATAAgaaattggcatttttaaaaggtaaaagaaGTTGAATGTCACTAACTTCATATGGTTCAACCTAATGTATTGTACCTTCTCTAAATGTATaaagacagaaatttttaaagaatgaaataaaaatgtaatcctATTTTAATGCCTTGCTAATTATGATGATTCACTATCATTAGCTAATAGTTTAAGGTGAAATTCATTGTTAACAAAGGTGGATGGTCTTGAAAATCTTGagtattggtttttgtttttagtttcaagtatacagttTAGGGATTCAGCACTTCATAAAACAACAAatgctcatcacaaatgccctTCTTAATCCGCATCACCTttttaacccatccctccacccacctcccctctggtaaccatcagtttgctctctacagttaagcatctgtttcttggtttgccttctctctctttttttcccctatgtgtatttgttttgtttcttaaattccagtatgtatgaaatcatatgatatttgacttttttaaaaactatttcacttagtattttactctgtagttccatccacatcattgcaaataaaaaaaaagagcttattcttttttatggctgagtaatacttctgtgtgtgtgtgtgtgtgtgagcgcgtgtgcacgtgcacacgtctgtgtgtttgtgtttatattcacatacatacatggtttctttttttttaagattttatttatttatttgacagagagaaatcacaagtagatggagaggcaggcagagagagagagagggaagcaggctccctgctgagtagagagcccgatgcgggactcaatcccaggactctgagaccatgacccgagctgaaggcagcagcttaacccactgagccacccaggcgccccatacatggtttctttatccattcatcagtcaatggacagatgggttgtttccataatttggatattgtaggaaaacagtatgaaggttcctcagaaaggtgaaaatagaactaccctatgttccagcaattacactgctaggcatttacccaaaggatacaaaaatactaaccCAAAGGGATACGTGCACCCAGTGTTCATAACCGCATTGTCTACAAAACTTCCCTCTTCCCGTAAGACCCTCATGTGGCATAGAAAGTGAGGCCCAGTGTCAATTAGTAAAGTTGATTGAGCTTagattatttcttaattattatgataaaaatttatatgtaagtggaagttctaatattttcttccagtatcGCAACACATGCGTCCTACTTTAGAGACTAGAATAGTGGATATCTAACCAATGAGTAGGACAACTCCACTCATTTATTGGATCCTGAGAAGCATACCACATTTATACATATGCTTAGGCATAAAACAACATTCTCCTTTATTATTCTGTTAAAAATGATAAGAGTAAAAAAGCTAGCATTTTACCTTTAGTACTTCACTATTATCTGTGATTTTAGTCTTGTAAACTAAATTGCCCAGAAATAAAGCCCTGTGCTATGTGAACTAGACCCTGTTATGGTAATACTATTTAGGAAGTATGAtcaatggctttatttttttgaaggattGTTGAACATAACAGATACAAGGTTGAGGACTCAAGTACTCATGAGAACCATTACTTATGTgttttgaaattataattatgttgCTTTCCAGTGTTTCTATTGGTGATTCATTGAATCAAGACCACAAAAACATCACatcatttcattcttctttgattCTGGCTGCCTTGTATTAAATCCCTGTGAATAGATCTTATTACAAAGCCATTGTCACATTTTTGGTAAAGGAATGGAAAGTCAAGGCTCTCTGTGGACCACTGGTGGTTACATTAAAGTATTAGGAGTACAATAAAGATTATAACAACAGAATAATGATACATTACCATGCTTGTAATGAATAAACACGAATGAAGATCTTAGGTGATGTAAATGCATTAAATAATCTACTAAAATAGTACACTTGATATCTTAATCCTAAAAGGGTCCCAAAGCAATGAGCTAAGTTTTCATCAATGACCTAAAATTTAAACTTTCTTTCTTGAGTATAATAATTATTTAGATGATTTATTGAAATAGCCagcataaaaaagttaaaaaaaataagtatcatAAATGTGGTATTCTGCATGAGATCCCAgaatagaaaaaggacattaaGGGAAAAACTAGTGAAATGGAACAAAGTGTGAAGTTCAGCTAATAGTAATGTACTAACATTGGTTCCTTAGTTCTGACAAATTCACCATGGTAGTACAAGGTGTTAACAATAGGGGGGAATTGGGTGAAAGGTAGGTGGGGGCTCTGTGCTATCTTTgccacttttctgtaaatctaaaactattttgaagtagaaaataagttggcttagtgggttgagcgactgccttcggctcaggtcatgatcccagggtcctgggatcgagtcccgcatctggctctctgctcagcagggagcctgcttcctcctctctctctctgcctgcctctctgcctacttgtgatctctctctgtcaaataaataaataaattcttaaaaaaaagtttaaactttaaaaagtgtGATTCAGGAACATGTAGTACTTTCTGTAATGATATCATACTCTTTTCATGCCTAATTTCTGATCCTTGACCCATAGGTGGAAAAGTGAATGGCACATGAAAatcagattttctgtttattaaataaaGGCTAAGAACCATGCTGGTCAGCTGGAGAGGTTCATGCTATGAAGACagaaatacaacaacaaaaagaaaatatccaggaAGTAAAGTTAAGAAGAAAAGGGCTGGCCCTATGTAAAAACTATAAAGTTTATGAGAAAGATACAAAGACTTgagtaaatggaaagacatattttatatttggatGAACAGACTATTGGTTTAAAGATGACAATTCTCTTTAATCTGTGCATTTGCTTGGAGCTAATAAAAAGAGCAATATGATTTTCATAGCAAGGTAGTTGTTCCTTTGAGCTAAAACATAGCCCAGCTATGAGTGGGCAAGCTGAAGCAGGACTGATAGGGGTTTCTCACTGCTGAAACATCTGAACATCAAGCTTGTTTCTCTGAGAACCTGCCTGAACTGATACTCTTCCTAATGTAGATGACACCAAGTCATATATCTAGTTTTGTCCTAAGTGAAAGCCCTAACTTCTTTTTGCTCATGACCTAGCCCCATACCGCAGAATCAACCAAAGAATTTCTGTGGATCCTGTCACCTCTGAACATGAACTAATGTGTCAGGCTGAGGGTTACCCTGAGGCTGAAGTCATCTGGACAAGCAGCGACCATCAAGTCCTGAGTGGCAAAACCACCATCACTAATTCCAGCGGGGAAGAGAAGCTTTTCAATGTGACCAGCACGCTGAGAATCAACACAACAGCTAATGAGATTTTCTATTGCACTTTTCGAAGATCAGGTCCTGAGGAAGACAGAAACAATACTGCTAAGTTGGTCATCCCAGGTAGTATTCTGAATGTCTCAATTCAAATGTACCTCCTTCTGTCCTTTGGCCTCTAGCATGTTGCCTTTTCATTGTAGGTATCCATCATTCATTAAATAAGTGAATGCATGTATAACACTATACTTATAAAAAGCTTCCTCATCTGCATTCATCCAAGTCATATTGCTGTTTAATaaacattcagcaaatatttactgaatatgccctatgtgccaggcatcagGGGCTCATAGAAGAGTAAGACACTGTTCACACTTTCCAGGAAACAGATAAGAAACAGGTAAGGCAATCCCATCCCATGTAGAAAATGCTTTTGTGGCTAAGGGACCTGGGGGCAGCTCAGGCAGTGTTGCAGGAATCCAGATCCCAGCACATCAGAGCTGCTCTTTTCTTTCCAGGGTTTCTGTGGTAGCCAGCAAATGGAACGTACCCCAtccatccaccccacccccaagataGTCTATGGCATTTCAACGCAAAGCAGTTTCTCTGCTTAGCGCATGAGACATAAGCTTGTGGTCCCTGCCGAAGCTGCTCAACTTCTGCGTGTTTCACTTTCCCTAATTATAACAGTTATAAAAGTTATAAACTATTGGGCAAGGTTACTGTAGGGGTGAGTGAGCTACAGTGTATGAATATGATTTGAGGCTCTTCCCAGCACAGActcaattatttctttctcttactaCCATACAGGAGTGGGTACAGTGGGATGCAGAGTCTGATGAGAGGCTGAGACCTTTGGAGAAAGTGGAGCAGGAGAGCATGAAGTTAACATGAACCCAGGGGTGTTCTGAGAAGCACTTCTCATGCCCCACACTTCTAGTAGAGGTTGCCAGTTTAGCTTCAGCTACTTCAGAAAAAACATCAAAGACCTCAGGTTGAAAATTCGACCAACAGGAAAGGGCAATACAAGATTGTCCCATGAAtgtaaagaggggaaaaaagttgaGAAACTTAAAGAGATGCTTTTACTGGGTTATGAGTCACTTTGGTAGGGGCTGTGTTTGTGGGTTCTTGCCATTTAAAAGTTGCTTTATGACAACTTATCTGAGGGAAGACTTAGGGTAATTCACCAAAATGCTTG
It encodes:
- the CD274 gene encoding programmed cell death 1 ligand 1 isoform X2; the protein is MRIFSVFAFMAHCHLLKAFTITVSKELYVVEYGGNVTMECKFPIEKQLNLLALIVYWEMEDKKIIQFVDGKEDLQVQHSSYNQRAQLLKDQLFLGKAALQIIDVKLQDAGVYCCLIGYGGADYKRITLKVHAPYRRINQRISVDPVTSEHELMCQAEGYPEAEVIWTSSDHQVLSGKTTITNSSGEEKLFNVTSTLRINTTANEIFYCTFRRSGPEEDRNNTAKLVIPGKMMDMEKCVTRDRNSKKQNASMSYACHRQSPEIQSEET
- the CD274 gene encoding programmed cell death 1 ligand 1 isoform X1 gives rise to the protein MRIFSVFAFMAHCHLLKAFTITVSKELYVVEYGGNVTMECKFPIEKQLNLLALIVYWEMEDKKIIQFVDGKEDLQVQHSSYNQRAQLLKDQLFLGKAALQIIDVKLQDAGVYCCLIGYGGADYKRITLKVHAPYRRINQRISVDPVTSEHELMCQAEGYPEAEVIWTSSDHQVLSGKTTITNSSGEEKLFNVTSTLRINTTANEIFYCTFRRSGPEEDRNNTAKLVIPEPLPVPSNERTHFMVLGAVLVFLGVIPAVIFCLKRNGKMMDMEKCVTRDRNSKKQNASMSYACHRQSPEIQSEET